In a genomic window of Polycladomyces abyssicola:
- a CDS encoding VOC family protein: MAVRKIEHVGIMVKDLEKSIAFYREVIGLELISTLTHTNESLKLAFLGFPGAKETQVELIQGYNDQLPQEGKVHHLAFTVDDIEKEWDRLKQLDISFIDDEIITLPNGSKYFFFHGPDGEWIEFFAPA, translated from the coding sequence ATGGCGGTACGTAAAATCGAACACGTGGGTATCATGGTAAAGGACCTGGAGAAATCCATCGCCTTTTATCGTGAGGTGATCGGGTTGGAACTCATTTCGACATTGACGCATACGAACGAATCCTTGAAATTGGCTTTCCTTGGTTTTCCCGGAGCGAAAGAAACACAGGTGGAACTGATTCAAGGCTACAATGACCAACTGCCGCAAGAGGGAAAAGTCCACCATCTCGCATTTACGGTGGACGATATCGAAAAGGAATGGGACAGACTGAAACAATTGGACATTTCCTTCATTGATGACGAGATCATCACGTTGCCCAACGGCAGCAAATATTTCTTCTTTCATGGACCGGACGGTGAATGGATCGAATTCTTTGCGCCCGCCTGA
- a CDS encoding FAD-binding oxidoreductase: protein MLSSEVKRELQAVVGPDDVRDDPESRLAYSYDATPMYQAMPDGVVFPESTEEVQAIMKIASRHRIPIVGRGSGSNLSAGTVPVGGGLVMVMTKMNRLIEIDQDNLTATFQPGLITKQLHEAVERIGLFYPPDPGSMHVSTLGGNIAECAGGLRGLKYGTTKDYVIGLEAVLPSGDILRTGGKLTKDVAGYDLTKLLVGSEGTLAIITEATVKLLPLPEDRRVMVAHFTDLYAAARTVSQIIAERIIPCTLEFLDQGTIRVIEDYAKIGLPADMAAILLIEQDGPTSVVERDIERIAEICRQAKAAHVQVAQSREEEVQLMSARRSALSALARLRPTTILEDATVPRAAIAPMVEQINRIKEKYGLQICTFGHAGDGNLHPTCMTDARDREEIERVEKAFEEIFDAAIRLGGTITGEHGVGLAKAPFLEWKVGKSGIEVMKGIKRAFDPDGLLNPGKMFSKETRRRVVIT from the coding sequence ATGCTGTCAAGCGAAGTGAAACGAGAGTTGCAGGCAGTGGTGGGACCGGATGACGTACGGGACGATCCTGAGTCCCGCTTGGCATATTCTTATGACGCCACGCCGATGTACCAAGCGATGCCGGACGGGGTGGTATTTCCGGAAAGTACCGAAGAAGTGCAGGCGATCATGAAAATCGCCTCCCGTCATCGCATCCCCATCGTCGGTCGCGGTTCGGGCAGTAATCTGAGTGCGGGAACCGTGCCGGTGGGAGGTGGACTGGTTATGGTGATGACCAAAATGAACCGACTCATCGAAATCGACCAAGATAACTTGACCGCCACATTCCAACCTGGGTTGATTACCAAACAGTTGCATGAAGCGGTGGAACGGATCGGTCTCTTTTACCCGCCCGATCCCGGCAGTATGCACGTATCCACGCTTGGTGGCAATATCGCGGAGTGTGCCGGTGGCTTGCGTGGGTTAAAGTACGGTACGACCAAGGACTACGTGATCGGCCTGGAAGCAGTGTTGCCATCGGGGGACATTCTGCGTACCGGAGGAAAGTTGACCAAGGATGTGGCCGGTTACGATTTGACCAAATTGTTGGTGGGTTCCGAGGGCACATTGGCGATCATCACCGAGGCCACGGTGAAATTGTTGCCTCTTCCCGAAGACCGTCGCGTGATGGTGGCGCATTTCACCGATTTGTACGCAGCTGCGCGGACGGTATCGCAAATCATCGCCGAACGCATCATACCTTGTACGCTGGAGTTTTTGGACCAAGGGACTATTCGAGTTATCGAAGATTACGCCAAGATCGGGCTTCCGGCTGATATGGCTGCCATCCTGCTGATCGAACAGGATGGTCCCACATCGGTTGTGGAACGGGATATTGAGCGGATCGCGGAGATTTGCCGGCAAGCAAAAGCGGCTCATGTGCAGGTGGCGCAGTCGAGGGAGGAAGAGGTGCAGTTGATGTCGGCGCGAAGGAGTGCCTTGTCCGCACTCGCCCGATTGCGTCCGACCACGATCCTGGAGGACGCCACCGTTCCGAGGGCAGCGATCGCGCCGATGGTGGAACAGATCAATCGGATCAAGGAAAAGTACGGATTGCAGATCTGCACATTCGGCCACGCCGGTGACGGCAACCTCCATCCCACTTGTATGACTGATGCACGGGACCGGGAAGAAATCGAACGGGTGGAAAAAGCGTTTGAGGAAATTTTTGATGCGGCGATCCGCTTGGGCGGGACGATCACTGGTGAACACGGGGTGGGACTGGCTAAGGCACCGTTTTTGGAGTGGAAAGTGGGGAAATCCGGGATCGAAGTGATGAAAGGGATCAAACGGGCGTTTGACCCCGACGGATTGCTCAACCCTGGAAAAATGTTCTCCAAAGAGACGCGGAGGAGGGTGGTGATCACGTGA
- a CDS encoding DUF6612 family protein, which produces MNIKWRTLLSLTLIVVLLTGCSAIMNGVAQVAAVKPQPKKLTMEEVLSKAEQHLNQNGARYQVSTYLNMHFKGPKALHEENGEFSSTLKFQGNTDMSNDPRSFYAEGTFYAKSIEGFNEKKDEEPIKVFHDGERLYMGSEEDWRTIMDNSDNPTRGIFPHPAFPLHKMDDLSGQWAAWKKSKMIQMTETDQAYIIELKLDENADMAAQDAYLNDVKPYIDKMKEEIGEDAKEHRFKSLTQTITIDKNTFVPKEMTYELHAVLPLEADNGVSAKVNFIHRFEATWKGKHPGKIQVPEDVKNNAEEVTDIW; this is translated from the coding sequence ATGAACATCAAGTGGCGCACACTTCTGTCGCTCACATTGATTGTCGTTCTGCTCACGGGATGCAGTGCCATCATGAACGGCGTGGCCCAAGTGGCTGCCGTGAAACCGCAACCGAAAAAGCTGACGATGGAAGAAGTGCTGTCCAAAGCAGAACAGCATTTGAATCAAAACGGTGCCCGTTATCAAGTTTCCACCTACCTCAATATGCATTTTAAAGGGCCGAAAGCCTTACATGAGGAAAATGGAGAGTTCTCCAGTACACTCAAATTTCAGGGCAATACCGACATGAGCAATGATCCTCGGTCTTTTTACGCGGAAGGGACATTTTACGCCAAAAGCATCGAAGGATTTAACGAAAAAAAAGACGAAGAGCCTATCAAAGTGTTTCACGATGGAGAACGTCTCTATATGGGTAGTGAAGAGGATTGGCGAACAATAATGGATAATTCTGACAATCCAACTCGGGGAATTTTCCCCCATCCCGCATTTCCGCTTCACAAAATGGATGATTTGTCCGGACAATGGGCTGCATGGAAAAAAAGCAAAATGATCCAAATGACCGAAACGGATCAAGCCTACATCATCGAACTGAAATTGGACGAAAATGCGGATATGGCCGCACAAGATGCGTATCTGAATGACGTGAAACCGTATATCGACAAAATGAAAGAGGAAATCGGCGAAGACGCGAAAGAGCACCGCTTCAAAAGTTTGACCCAAACCATCACCATCGACAAAAACACATTTGTACCCAAGGAAATGACGTACGAACTGCATGCCGTTTTGCCGTTGGAAGCTGACAACGGTGTCAGTGCAAAAGTAAACTTCATTCACCGGTTTGAAGCCACCTGGAAAGGTAAACACCCTGGGAAAATCCAGGTTCCTGAAGATGTGAAAAACAACGCGGAAGAAGTAACGGATATCTGGTGA